TATAGGAGCCATACTGGGAACGAGCCTCGGTTATGTAATTGAGGCAGTCTCCATGGCACTGAGGCCAAAGCCTGTAGAGGCACCATCTGAGGTTAAGATAAAGTAGGTAAAAAATTTGAGGGCGGGCCATACGCCCGCCTTTTCTATTTCATCATATTTATAAAATTCTCAACCTTAAGTGCAGGCATACTTAAAAGCTCAACCGAACCCCTTGAGCCTATTTCAACAGACATTTTCATCACAGTATTATTGTCAGGTGCTTCAATGATATTTACGAAATCATAGGGTCCAAGTACGGCATACTGCTCCAGAACCTTTACACCCATCTTTTCAAGCTCTTTATTAACCTCAGATATCCTTCCAGGCCTTTCCTTAATGGTCTTTCTTCCCTCATCTGTTAATCTGCTTAAAACTACATAATAAGGCATGATACACCTCCTGCTTGTGAATTTATTGAAGCCAAAAAAGCTTCAATTAAAAGATAGCAGAAAAAATAAGGGTTGTCAAAGATTAACTTTTTTATGATTTATATCATGGAATGATATCTGTTTTCTAGGCAACAATCTTATTAAATTAAAAATCTTGAAGGAGGTGTTTATATGAGTAAGAGAAAGGTTTTTATGTTCAGACTTCTTGTTTTAGTTACTGTTTTCTGTCTGGCAACACCGCTCTGGGCTGCGAAGAAGTCACAGTGCATTGATTGCCACAAAAAGGTGACTCCGGGAATAGTGGCTCAGCACATTAGTGGAAAGATGTCAAAAGCCGGGGTTGACTGCTCTACATGCCATGGCACAGAGCATAAAGGTATGGATGATGCAGAAAAGGCAAAACTCCCTACTCCAGAGACCTGTGCAAAGTGCCATCCAAAGCAGGTTGAGCAATTCAGGACAGGAAAGCATAATCTTGCATGGATTGCCGCAAGTGCCATGCCCATGTGGACTCACCAGCCAAAGGCTGTTGTTGGAGAAGGTTACAAGGGCTGTTCTGGTTGTCATAAAATAGGTGAAAAACCAAAGGATGAAAAATACACCTATCGCTATGGAAACGCGCAATGTGATGCCTGTCATACAAGGCATTCTTTTAACAAATCAGAGGCTCAGGATCCAAGGGCATGCCAGACATGCCACATGGGATTTGACCATCCCCAGTGGGAGATGTGGTCAACCTCAAAGCATGGTACTATATGGCAGATTGAAGGCAAGGGTTCAAAAAGGGCACCTACATGCCAGACATGTCATATGAGCAATGGAAACCATAAGGTAATGACTGCTTGGGGATTCCTTGCCCTCAGGCTTCCAGAGGATGATCAGGAATGGCTCAGGGACAGAATTACCATACTTCAGGCACTTGGAGTTCTTGATGATAAAGGAAATCCAACTCCAAGACTTGAGGTTGTAAAGGCAGCAAAGGTTGCAAGACTCTCAAAAGAGGAATTCCAGGAAGAAAGAGAAAAGATGGTCAGAATATGTGCAGGATGTCACAGCGAGAACTTTGCAAGGCAGCAGCTCATCGCAGCAGATCAGGTAATAAAGGATGTTGACAGACTTTTTGCTGAGGCAATCAGGGAGGTAATGTCCCTTTATTCAGAAGGAATTCTCAGGAAGCCTGAAAACTGGGCATTTGCACCTGATCTTTTACAGTTTTATGAGGCAAAGAGCTCTGTTGAGCAGGACCTTTATCTAATGTTTCTTGAATACAGGATGAGGACCTTTCAGGGAGCCTTTCATATGAATCCTGACTATATGCACTGGTATGGCTGGGCACCAATGAAGGAGACACTTCAGAAGATAAAGGATGAGGCCAAGAAGATGAGGCAGGAGAAGGCTCATAAGATGTAAATTATGGTTTTAAAAGGGCGTATGGATGAGGTTCATGCTAAAATCATCTATACGCCTTTTTTATGTGTCTTTGGAGGTTGTATGAAAAGGTATCTGATTTTTATATGCCTGTTTGCCATGATAATTATCCCTTCCAAATTAATTGCCACAACAGAATATGCAAGACAGACAGGCCTTGGCTGTGCTTACTGCCATGTGGATGCCATGGGGGGCGGAGAGCTAACAGAAGAGGGAAAAAAATTTCTTGAAGAAAGAAAATTAAAAGGCCTTTACCGCCCTATGACAAAGACACAGAGAGTAGTGAGATTCATAATAGGTTATATCCATCTCATTGTTGCCATTGCCTGGTTCGGAACTATACTTTATGTCCATATCCTGTTAAAACCCGCATATGCAGCAAAGGGATTGCCAAGGGGAGAATTGCTTCTTGGATGGATTTCCATAATTCTCCTTGCCATTACAGGTACGCTTCTCAGCTTTGCCAGAATTCCTTCGTGGCAGGCCCTTTTTTCAACAAGATTTGGAATTTTATTGAGTATTAAAATAGCACTCTTTCTTTTAATGGTGATATCTGCTTTTATCGTAACATTCTTTATCGGACCGCAGCTGAGAAGAAAGCTACTTCAGCCTGTAAAGAAAAAAGAGGAATTTACACTGGAGGAGCTTCAGTATTTTGATGGAAAGGAGGGAAGGCCAGCATACATTGCCTATAGAGGTAAGGTCTATGATCTCTCAGGAAGCAGGCTCTGGAAGGATGGCTCTCATGCAAGAAAACATCTTGCAGGTAATGACCTTACTGATGCCTTAAAAACTGCTCCCCATGGAGAGGAACATGTATTGAGAATGCCTGTGGTGGGGAGGATAGTTGAGACCAGAATAGCAATGCCTGCACCGGTAAGAATCTTTTATTTTTTTGCCTATATGAATCTGGTGCTTGTGTTTCTTATAACCTTTATTATTGCCCTCTGGAGGTGGGGGAATTAGAAAAGAATGAGTTTACAGTAATGATTTTATACTCTAAAACTATAGAGCATTTTCTCCAAAGGCGAGTTTTATCACTTTCCTTATCTGGAATATATCAAAAGGCTTTGGTATAAAGGTATAGGAATACTTCTCTATCTCGTTTTCGGTCTCGTTATCAAGGAGGCAGGCTGTTATCATAACTACCTTTGTTAAAGGCGATTTCTCTTTTATCTTTTTCATCAGATCAATACCGCTAAGATCAGGCAGGTTTACATCAATAAAACATAAATCATAGTGTCTCAAGCTTATCTCCTCTATGGCTTCGGCACCAAGAGAACACTCTTTTACCTCTATCTTTCCAGACCGTATAGCCCTTGCAAGGCTCTGTCTGATGAGAGGCTCATCGTCTACTATTAAAACCCTCCGCTTCATACTTTATGAAATAGCAAATATTATACCATTTATCCCATCAAAATTTTATTTAAAAATTAAGGCCTTATAAAAAGGATTGTTACAATCTTCATAACAATTGGGTTAAATTTTTGTATGAAAAAGCGTTATTTCACACTATTTTTAATCTTTCTAATTAGGTTTTGTGCCTGATTTGCTCTTGTTTTATAGGAGCAGTCACTTATGACACTGTGGTAAAATACTCTATGCAATCTAATGACAGTATAATTTTCATTAACTCTAAAATACTAATGTATGTTGTAACGATCCTTTTGGGTAGTCTTACCTCACTGTTACTTCTTTCTAACTGTGGAGGAAAACATGCTCAGAAAGAGGCTGATTTCTATTACAAACTGGGAGCTTCTTATATGAGGGAGGGCGAGCTCCAGAAAGCCTTTGTGGAGCTGCAGAAGGCAAAGGAGCTTGATCCAGGCAATAAAGAGGTTCTGAATCTTCTCGGTCTGCTTTATTTTCAGTTTGAGGATTATGAGAGTTCAATAAGACATTTTAAAAAGGCAATCTCTATTGATAAAAAATTCTCAGATGCAAGAAATAATCTTGGAACTGTGTACGCATCCAGAAAAAAATGGAATGAGGCAATATCAGAATTTAAGAAGGCATTAGAAAATCCTCTTTACCAGACTCCTGAAGTAGCTTTAACAAATCTTGGCTTTGTTTATTACCGGTTAAAAAGATACGATGAGGCAATAGATGCCTTTAATAAAGCACTCAGGAGAAATCCGAATTTTATGAGAGCCTATCTCGGTATGAGCCTCTGTTATAACAGAAAGGCAATGTATGGAGAGGCTGCCTACTATATGGATGAGGCCCTTAAGAGAGATCCTGTTTACAGGGGTGACAGGTTAAAGGCAATTAAAGATATGGAGGACAAACTTCTCCATGCAAAGAATGAGGAAGCAGAAGACCTGAGAGATTATCTTGAGATATTGAGGTATTAGATTGATTGCTGAGAAGATCATTGAACTTATAAATGAGGCCGTTTCAGCACTGAAATTTTCAAGACCTCTATATTCGGGATTCAGGGTTGGGGCGGCTGTGCTCGGGACTTCTGGAAGGATATACAGGGGCTCAAATTTTGAGAATCCCTCTTTAATGATGAGCCTCTGTGCAGAGAAACTTGCAATTCTTAAAGCCCTTTCAGAAGGAGAGGACCAGATAGTGGCTATTGCCATTGCCTCCGGGACGGGTGATTACTGTCTTCCCTGCGGTTCCTGCAGACAGTTTATCCTTGAGTTTTCTCCCGAGATAGATATATATATAAATGGGAGAGCTGGCATAAAAAAATATTCCATTTCAGAGCTTCTTCCCGAGGCGTTCAGGCCAGATTTGATATCAAAGGATATCTAACAAAATGCTTATTTCCAGGTCCTCAACTGGCATAGGGAGTCTTCCCCATCAGAATCCATCTGAGGCTGTTAAACTAGTGCTCAGGAGTTTTGATATTCCCTTCTGGCCTCAGCTGCCAAGAATATCTGTTTTTGAAGGAATGATAGCTCAATTTACAGAAGGTATGCCCCAGATCAGGATTGATGAAGATGGTACTGTCTGGGCTCACAGGGATTCTGAGGAAGAGCTTCAGAGATTTTATGAGAGTTATACAGATTCAACACTCCTTGCAATATCTGAAGATTATGCAAAGGGTCTACACGAATTTTTGAAGGAAACCAGAAAAGGTAAATACAGTGTCCTTAAAGCACAGATTACAGGTCCAATAACCTTCACACTGGGCATAAAACTAAGGGATGGTAATCCCCTTTATTTTGATGAGGAGTTAAGAGAAATAGCCCTTATGGTCTTAAAAGCAAAGGCACGGTGGCAGATAGAGATGTTGAAGTCACAGACAGAAAGGATTCTTCTCTTTGTAGATGAGCCCGTGCTTTCAGTAATTGGAGGAAGTGCCTATCTTTCAATAGCTCAGGAAGATGTGGAAAGACTGATTCAGGAACTTGTAAACTCCATATCAGAGGCAGGTGCAATTCCTGGCATTCATTGCTGCGGAAGTGCTGACTGGAATATGGTTATCCGTACGGGAGTTAAGGTTTTAAGCTTTGATGCCTACGAGCACTTTTCTTCCGTACTTGCAGGAGCGGAAGCGCTTAAGGAATTT
The sequence above is drawn from the Thermodesulfovibrionales bacterium genome and encodes:
- a CDS encoding cytidine deaminase; translation: MIAEKIIELINEAVSALKFSRPLYSGFRVGAAVLGTSGRIYRGSNFENPSLMMSLCAEKLAILKALSEGEDQIVAIAIASGTGDYCLPCGSCRQFILEFSPEIDIYINGRAGIKKYSISELLPEAFRPDLISKDI
- a CDS encoding response regulator, which translates into the protein MKRRVLIVDDEPLIRQSLARAIRSGKIEVKECSLGAEAIEEISLRHYDLCFIDVNLPDLSGIDLMKKIKEKSPLTKVVMITACLLDNETENEIEKYSYTFIPKPFDIFQIRKVIKLAFGENAL
- a CDS encoding tetratricopeptide repeat protein — translated: MGSLTSLLLLSNCGGKHAQKEADFYYKLGASYMREGELQKAFVELQKAKELDPGNKEVLNLLGLLYFQFEDYESSIRHFKKAISIDKKFSDARNNLGTVYASRKKWNEAISEFKKALENPLYQTPEVALTNLGFVYYRLKRYDEAIDAFNKALRRNPNFMRAYLGMSLCYNRKAMYGEAAYYMDEALKRDPVYRGDRLKAIKDMEDKLLHAKNEEAEDLRDYLEILRY
- a CDS encoding CopD family protein, with the protein product MKRYLIFICLFAMIIIPSKLIATTEYARQTGLGCAYCHVDAMGGGELTEEGKKFLEERKLKGLYRPMTKTQRVVRFIIGYIHLIVAIAWFGTILYVHILLKPAYAAKGLPRGELLLGWISIILLAITGTLLSFARIPSWQALFSTRFGILLSIKIALFLLMVISAFIVTFFIGPQLRRKLLQPVKKKEEFTLEELQYFDGKEGRPAYIAYRGKVYDLSGSRLWKDGSHARKHLAGNDLTDALKTAPHGEEHVLRMPVVGRIVETRIAMPAPVRIFYFFAYMNLVLVFLITFIIALWRWGN
- a CDS encoding GYD domain-containing protein → MPYYVVLSRLTDEGRKTIKERPGRISEVNKELEKMGVKVLEQYAVLGPYDFVNIIEAPDNNTVMKMSVEIGSRGSVELLSMPALKVENFINMMK